The Rosa chinensis cultivar Old Blush chromosome 7, RchiOBHm-V2, whole genome shotgun sequence DNA segment GGAGAGTTTTACATTCCACAAGGCCTTAGAAGTTataatcctcatcttcatcatcatccttttaTCACATTGTTTGAATGGTGACAAAAAAACCATTCGAAATTCTGCCGGATTTTGTATTTACAGCCTTTCAAGCTAAATAATTAAACATATCACCACATTCAGTGATGATGATCAATAGAAACAAAATCGTCTGGCTTGATCAATATACGAACTTTCAAAGAACAAGACCCGCAAGGAAGGACCAGTGATGCTGGCAAAGCATTTTGTGCCTCAAAACATAGCTTGCTACCATCTCTTAACAAAGCATACCCCATTTTCTCCAACTCCGAAGAATCAACGAAGTAGTAATCACCACATCGACACTGGTAAAAGAGTTGAATGACGTCTCCTGCATCTTCAGCCATCACGTCTTCTAAGCTGATATCATCGGCTACAAAAGTGTCATATCTAGAAGCTATTAGCATGTTGTCATAAAGTGCACGAGACCTCGAATCACTGAGGATTTCCCAAGCCTTTTGCACCTTCAAGAATCTATCTCCTGACTCGGATGTAGGTTGTAGTTTATCAGGATGACTATTAAGGATGGCAGATCTGTAGCTTGTTCGGATATCTTCATAGCTTGCATCTTCCTTCACAGATAGTATGTCGTAGTGAGTTTCGCGAATGAAGTTATTGCTAAGCACCATGGTGGGGAGCTCTGCTTGCTATCAGACTAACTTTAGAACCAGATTCAACCAAATTACAAACGAGTCATGCAGAAATTCAAGTAAAACCGAAAGGATGAAAGTGAAGCAAGCTCACCCATCTCACGGCGACATGCTCGAGTTTCCGATCTGGAGACATTGCCACCGGTGAAATAGACAGGGCCGGAATCGTGGAATACCAAATTCTCTCTCTGCTTTCGGCGGACAGGTCTCAAAGTCGGGCGACGGGGAGACTCAAAGTTAACAAATATGTAAGTATGAAAGTGAATTTTTGGGCTGGGTTTTTTaggtttggaaaaaaaaaaaaacggtagAGTTGGGTCGTGACTGGGTTTTATTCGTTTTTATGGTTCACAGTGAATGCCAAGAAGTGTTTTACGATGACAATGGTTTCTTCCCCAATATTGAGTTTGGGAGTGTGATCGTGGTTAATAACCTTCCCATTGTGGAGGCAGAGATGGCCCAGGAGCTCGAAAGCGAAATTCGAGTGTGTGTTTAGTGAAGTTGGCATGGTGTTGTTAAAGAAGATGGGTTTTCGATGCCTGTGAACCCCAGCAGCCAAGAAACCTTGGGTCATTGTTTCAATTCTCGTCAGGTAGTTGCTTTATTCCTCTGCTCTGTTTTAGTTTCAATTGTTTCTTGGGTTTGTTTAGTGTAATACAGTGAATTTTTATGGTTTTTGTTTTATGGAATTGAATTTCACTTGAATTTGATAACCCAGTTGTGAAAGAATTCACAGGGATACAGGGGTTTAGTTTCTGTAGCATAGATAGAGTGCACTACATTCTGTTTCCACATTGTAGACTACAGGTTATAGTTATCAGATTGTATATGAAAACTTGCGAATGAGTGTAGGGCTTAGAACAATGCAGAGTTCATAAAACTCCATTTTCTTCGAGACAAGAATGGGGAATTGTTTAAGTGTATATTAGCTTTGTTCCTTGGAGGATGGatgaaataaaaacaaaatgaagtttGTTCCTTGGTAGTCTTcagttttctcttgttttcGGTAAAACGAGTTTTCCTCATTCATCTAGGAATTAGAATGCAAACGCGGTCTCTTTAGTTCTCTTTTGCTTAGATGAGCTGTTTTGAGTAGTGAATCTTTTATGAATCCGAGTGGAAAGCTTGTCCTCGCTGTCTTTGAATTTTGAGTCATAGCATACTAATAAAACATCTGTATGTCTTTCATAAAGGGGGGAAAATGGTATAGCTCTGTTGTTGTAAATGTGTTTGGGTGCAAACGGGGTTAATAAATCAGAGCACGTCACGTGCACTCGATATGGTTATCCAAGTCCTCTTGATTTGCCAGTAGTGTTTGATAGTAACAGTAACTCGTATGAAAGGGTGATATTAGTTGGTTTATTGATCATATATAAGGTTTGGCCAATAGCTCGTGTAATAGCAAAATCATGCTTACAGAAGTATGAATTTCTTTGTCATCTCATCTTTTGATGATTGCCTTTGTAGGAAGGCGCCCTTGCTAGGAGCAAGAGAGATGGATGCAAGTTCGGTAACTGCAAGATATCAGTAAGCCTGTATGATGCCTTTGGCAGTTTAGTTGCTACACTTGACATGGGGACTTATTTAGAGACTAATTCATCCGTTTGTGGGGTAAGTTTCGCAATCACATTGTGTTGTAAAtaataatgactattcatgcaataggtattgcttaatgcatgcgattgacagactcgtaatgtatgcgattaacatacttgtaatgtgcgattgattagtatagctattatgtattgcattttgtatacatgatgtaaccctatataaacctcatggtgagatgaatactatacaattatccaattctctacaacacgttatcaacacgatactctaacccaagccctagccacaGTGCCGGCCCTGAGGCTAGGCGAAGCAGGCCCAAGCCTAGGGCCTCATATTTTAGGGGCCAcaaaattttttattatatatgcctgcagataaaaaaaaaaaaaaaaagaatcaatctAAACCACTTTGTGTCTTCGTACACGCAACATGGCTCTCTGTTTTCAATACTTCCATAGTTCCATCAGATTGAGACGCAAAGCAGCAGATGTGAGATGATTTTCCTCTTTCTAAGTTCAAGTTTTTGAAGCTCTTTCTCAATCCAAGACAAAAATCCAACTGTGATTGAACATCTCAGAAGGTTTCCTCGGTGGCTATCGAAAATCCAATTGTGATTGAGAGGATCAGatgtaaaagtaaattcaagagattgaagagttgattttatcttccaaaaacgCAAAAAGGTAAGATCTTTgaaggtttttattttcaattttgaagaaattttggttttttcgttctctatttgtgtttttgatgcTCTTGGCCTCTTGTATtccattccttttcaattttggtttgaAACATGTAATTATGAAATCATGATTTATAACATTTATTGAAAATTTAAGACTTGTGAACTATTTAATATATTGCAGAACAATGAACAAtgattttgtttcatctttgtttttagggattttagaGTTATCAGTTATGCATGTTTCAACTTTCGTCTCTGTTTCATTCATTCTCTGTTGAAAATTTGCTATATGCCTGAGGCTTTCTATATGATATTCTTTAGGGGTTCAAATCATTCAATTGTTGAATTTGTTGGATTGTTGGTTGGATTTGAAGTTGTTATCATGGCTCCTACTAGAAAGTTTAAGTCCGGGgcgcagaaaagaaaagagaaagagaggagagaagcttTACGTAAAACTCAAGTTGGTTCTCTTAATAAGTATTTTAGTAGCAACAAAGAAGAGGCATGTCAAGCTGTGAATGAGAATACAAGTGAGGAACCAGAGCAGGTGGTGAATGATCATCATATTGAAGAGGCAGAAGAGCTAAATCAATCAGAGAATGAGGAAAATAATGAAATTCTCAATGAAGATGTTCACAATGCAGAGCCAAATCAGTCAGAGAATGAGGAAATTAATGACATTATCAATGAAGATGTTCACACTACAAATTCAACTGAGGAAATTCTTTTTGACATGGATGATCCACTGAATTGGAACAGGACAGACCAAAATATTACAGATTTCTTGGTTGAAAGAGGCCCAAAAAGAGACAATAATGTCATCTTTCCGAGAGATAAATGTGACAGATGTTTTTCCTCAAAGCATTACTTCAGAGAATTACCAAATGGAGAGAAGCAAGAAAGAAAGTGGCTGGTATATTCGGTTTCTTTGGATAAagttttttgcttttgttgtaaATTGTTTGCAAAGAAACATCTTGTGGGGCAATTAGCTGATGAAGGTGTGAATGATTGGCACAATATTTCTGATCGACTTAAAAGTCATGAAAGaagtaggtatcacattggCTCAATGACAAGTTGGATGGAGTTGGCAAAAAGGCTGAAATTGAAGTTAACAATTGATGCAAGTCTACAAGAACAAATCAATCAAGAAAAGGAACACTGGAAGCAAGTATTAGAGAGAATTCTTGCAGTTGTGAAAAGACTTGGGAAAAATAATTTAGCTTTTCGTGGAGATAGTGAAAAGCTATATGAGGAGAACAATGGCATTTTCTTACAGATGATAgaactgcttgctgaatttgaTTCGACTATGCAAGAACATGTTCGACGTATTAATAAACATGAGGTTCAATATCATTATTTGAGTCACAAAATTCAGAATGAGATGATTCAATTGTTGGCAGGGGAGGTGAAAAGCTCAATTATTAGTAGAATCAAAGAAGCCAAATATTTTTCAGTTATACTTGATTGTACTCCAGATGTAAGTAATGAGGAACAGATGTCTCTTGTATTAAGAAGTGTCAATGTTTCGGCTACTCCTATTGTGGTTGAAGAATATTTTCTAGAATTCTTAAAGGTATCTGACACATCAGGTCTTGGACTGCTTAATGAACTTCTAACTGCATTGAAGACTCTTGGACTTGATGTTAATGATATAAGAGGACAAGGGTATGACAATGGATCCAACatgaaaggaaaaaacaaaggtGTGCAAAGTAGACTACTTGAAATAAATCCAAAAGCATTTTACACACCTTGTGCTTGTCATTCTCTAAATCTTGTGCTTTCTGATATGGCTCATTGTTGTCCCAAAGCTGAGTCTTTTTTCGGTGTAATTCAACGAATCTATTCCTTGTTTTCAGCTTCTACAAAGAGATGGCAGGTTTTTACAGAGCATGTGACAGGTCTTACCGTTAAGCCATTATCAGAAACTCGTTGGGAAAGTCGTGTGGAGAGTGTTAAAGCAATAAGGTATCAAGCTCCAGAAATAAGAGAAGCTTTGATCCACTTGGTGAATGGTAAAGAAGATGTCAAGACAAAAAGTGATGCTGAGACTTTAGCAACATATAATCTTCagaattttgagttcttgttcGGTATGATTATATGGTATGAATTGTTACATGCTGTTAACAATGTCAGCAAAGTTTTGCAAACTGAAGATATGCATGTTGATACTGCCATCAAAGAATTGGAACgtcttctttcctttcttcaaAAGTTTAGAGAAACTGGATTTGAGGAGTCCTTGATTGAAGCTAAAGAGATTGCAAGTGAGATGGGGATTGAACCGGTATTTATGGAAAAACGGACAATTCACAAAAAGAGACAATTTGGTGAAAGCTCTAGCGAAGCGGTGACACAATCAACTGCAGAATCCTTTAAAGTCAACTATTTTCTCTACATAGTTGATCAAGCTATTTCTTCATTCAAAACCAGGTTAGCACAATTTCATTCAAATTTAATATAATCAGTTAATAAGCATGATGTTTTGAGCAAGTTGatgatcatgtaactggtcacgtaactgaccatgtaactgaccaagtaactgtaactggtcatgtaactggtcatgtaactgaccatgtaactgaccatgtcactgaccaagtaactgaccatgtaactgaccatgtcactgaccaagtaactggtcacgtaactgaccatgtaactgaccatgtcactgaccaagtaactgaccatgtaactgaccatgtcactgaccaagtaactggttacgtaactgacca contains these protein-coding regions:
- the LOC112175505 gene encoding DPH4 homolog — encoded protein: MSPDRKLEHVAVRWQAELPTMVLSNNFIRETHYDILSVKEDASYEDIRTSYRSAILNSHPDKLQPTSESGDRFLKVQKAWEILSDSRSRALYDNMLIASRYDTFVADDISLEDVMAEDAGDVIQLFYQCRCGDYYFVDSSELEKMGYALLRDGSKLCFEAQNALPASLVLPCGSCSLKVRILIKPDDFVSIDHHH
- the LOC112177686 gene encoding zinc finger MYM-type protein 1-like; this encodes MAPTRKFKSGAQKRKEKERREALRKTQVGSLNKYFSSNKEEACQAVNENTSEEPEQVVNDHHIEEAEELNQSENEENNEILNEDVHNAEPNQSENEEINDIINEDVHTTNSTEEILFDMDDPLNWNRTDQNITDFLVERGPKRDNNVIFPRDKCDRCFSSKHYFRELPNGEKQERKWLVYSVSLDKVFCFCCKLFAKKHLVGQLADEGVNDWHNISDRLKSHERSRYHIGSMTSWMELAKRLKLKLTIDASLQEQINQEKEHWKQVLERILAVVKRLGKNNLAFRGDSEKLYEENNGIFLQMIELLAEFDSTMQEHVRRINKHEVQYHYLSHKIQNEMIQLLAGEVKSSIISRIKEAKYFSVILDCTPDVSNEEQMSLVLRSVNVSATPIVVEEYFLEFLKVSDTSGLGLLNELLTALKTLGLDVNDIRGQGYDNGSNMKGKNKASTKRWQVFTEHVTGLTVKPLSETRWESRVESVKAIRYQAPEIREALIHLVNGKEDVKTKSDAETLATYNLQNFEFLFGMIIWYELLHAVNNVSKVLQTEDMHVDTAIKELERLLSFLQKFRETGFEESLIEAKEIASEMGIEPVFMEKRTIHKKRQFGESSSEAVTQSTAESFKVNYFLYIVDQAISSFKTRFEQFKTFEENFGLLFDLDKLRSADRDSLKSFCANLTNLLKHGEISDLNEDDLYHDLRMLSEDLPNETKRAIDVLNYLKEVDGCYPNAWIAYRILLTIPVTVASAERSFSKLKLIKSYLRSTMSQERLSGLAMISIEKDIVGKLDYVNLISTFASKNARRVIFQ